In Flavobacterium cerinum, one genomic interval encodes:
- a CDS encoding carboxypeptidase-like regulatory domain-containing protein → MKYYTALFQKIKEYYKTQSSNSSEMALICPSLRVYENDEIKLLLPQILLDDPLKGEGLLKKQDLSFQLNSLPTSDTFWDVNPANTLFTVYGNLINSEQGLNPDSIATVNETAQQVLYDAKGKATKEKKAYDKYLGLYETLVREWEQHVAAYDDAASEDEKHIWLEKLNVILLKKEKLAVDHKLLGYKKLIEEAIKQLNSKDGLEIFLANLTNSRNTMELSKKTGIQSLESYHDINFVPYDFMSNDSGWIKLSIGKQELDQLYETAKNEKDAFPDEVISIDYDERNIIGIELEFSIVTMLRNWFSLPTLTSEYFKWNGTQPISDGQSISNNFLLPAFPKKLILIKNLKINIDPSISETVVNNIDQLIHFGPIIMKNQLFTNANTNVRFIKAIKNKETLESNNVKYYSTKTEQNDSNMLEPTPVTTPPIKPIASAPIYKAMDSIKQPWIKTTMAPTIKMMPIINPTPTPTPAPQVPNAILGIKRFIRTNPILFPPVITTPTPVKTLATVVLTITDSVSKQNVYKSEISVIGTNNTIFKEIESDKNGAIEFQLPVGNYKVKVKKDGYKVFESELKIENLITVTREYALAPESVTYDSFFLIGMICEKLPQIPKIV, encoded by the coding sequence ATGAAATATTATACTGCCTTATTCCAGAAAATTAAGGAATATTATAAAACACAAAGTTCCAATTCCTCCGAAATGGCTTTGATATGTCCTTCTTTAAGGGTATATGAAAACGATGAAATCAAATTATTATTACCGCAAATTCTGTTGGACGATCCGCTAAAAGGAGAAGGACTACTCAAAAAACAGGATCTTTCCTTTCAACTTAATTCTTTACCGACATCGGATACGTTTTGGGATGTGAATCCGGCCAATACATTATTTACAGTCTACGGAAACCTTATCAATTCCGAACAAGGTTTAAATCCGGACAGCATTGCCACGGTAAACGAAACGGCGCAACAGGTTTTATATGATGCCAAAGGAAAAGCAACCAAAGAGAAAAAGGCCTATGACAAATACCTGGGCTTATACGAAACATTGGTTCGGGAATGGGAACAACATGTCGCTGCGTATGACGACGCTGCCTCTGAAGATGAAAAGCATATCTGGTTGGAAAAACTAAACGTAATTCTGCTAAAAAAAGAAAAGCTGGCTGTCGATCATAAATTGTTGGGCTATAAAAAATTAATTGAAGAAGCCATTAAACAACTAAACAGCAAAGACGGACTTGAAATTTTTCTGGCCAATCTGACCAATTCCAGAAATACAATGGAACTGTCGAAAAAAACTGGAATTCAATCATTAGAGTCCTATCATGATATCAACTTTGTTCCGTACGATTTTATGTCGAATGACAGCGGATGGATCAAACTCTCGATCGGAAAACAGGAACTGGATCAATTATATGAAACCGCTAAAAATGAAAAAGATGCCTTTCCGGATGAAGTGATTTCGATTGATTATGACGAACGAAACATTATCGGGATCGAACTGGAATTTTCGATTGTAACGATGCTCCGCAACTGGTTTTCGTTGCCTACACTTACCTCCGAATATTTTAAATGGAACGGTACGCAACCCATATCCGACGGACAAAGTATCAGCAATAATTTCTTATTACCGGCTTTTCCTAAAAAACTTATCCTGATAAAAAATCTGAAAATCAATATTGATCCCAGTATTTCGGAAACAGTTGTAAATAATATTGATCAACTAATTCATTTTGGTCCGATCATTATGAAAAATCAATTGTTTACCAATGCCAATACCAATGTTCGCTTTATCAAAGCCATTAAAAACAAGGAAACGTTAGAGTCCAACAATGTTAAATACTACAGTACAAAAACGGAACAAAACGACTCCAATATGTTGGAACCGACACCCGTTACGACACCACCGATCAAACCGATCGCATCGGCTCCGATTTATAAGGCAATGGACAGTATTAAACAACCCTGGATCAAAACAACAATGGCACCTACAATCAAGATGATGCCGATTATTAATCCGACACCTACACCAACACCCGCTCCGCAGGTACCCAATGCAATTTTGGGAATCAAACGTTTCATCCGTACCAATCCGATTTTGTTTCCGCCGGTCATCACCACACCGACTCCGGTTAAAACACTAGCCACTGTCGTTTTAACTATTACGGATTCGGTTTCGAAACAAAATGTTTATAAATCGGAAATATCCGTTATCGGTACAAACAATACCATTTTTAAAGAGATTGAATCGGATAAAAACGGAGCCATCGAATTCCAGCTTCCGGTGGGCAACTACAAAGTCAAAGTTAAAAAAGACGGTTATAAAGTTTTTGAAAGCGAACTAAAAATTGAAAATCTGATTACCGTAACCCGGGAATATGCACTGGCTCCGGAATCGGTTACCTACGACAGTTTTTTCCTGATCGGTATGATCTGCGAAAAATTACCGCAAATTCCTAAAATAGTTTGA
- a CDS encoding N-acetylmuramidase domain-containing protein has translation MKTIQLHVKAPEVITLTEMLLKMGYSVTVSNVFTTAVDEAVKSFQSQHNLVVDGIVGIKTWSRLFEKNSQLIQHNDKLLSEQDLIDFANEFQLELAAIKAVNEVESSGKGFLIDGRPKILFEGHIFWQELERRNLEPEQYTNPENQDILYKKWTKKYYLGGQKEYDRLQRAIRLVPGLNLTDAANAAASWGVFQIMGFNAIPIGYDSIDSFVGKMYLDEREHLFAFGRFLKKNNLVVLLQNNDWATFAYRYNGEGYKVNKYDEKLARAYQKYSA, from the coding sequence ATGAAAACAATACAACTCCATGTCAAAGCACCTGAAGTAATCACCTTAACCGAAATGCTCCTGAAAATGGGGTATTCGGTTACGGTTTCCAATGTGTTTACGACAGCAGTGGACGAAGCTGTAAAAAGCTTCCAAAGTCAGCATAATTTGGTTGTGGACGGGATCGTTGGTATTAAAACCTGGTCCCGTCTGTTTGAAAAAAACAGCCAGTTAATCCAGCATAACGATAAATTGCTATCCGAACAGGATCTGATTGATTTTGCAAACGAATTTCAACTCGAACTTGCCGCTATAAAAGCCGTAAATGAAGTGGAAAGCAGCGGAAAAGGGTTTCTGATCGACGGACGTCCCAAGATCTTATTTGAGGGGCATATTTTCTGGCAGGAACTGGAACGCCGGAACCTAGAACCGGAACAATATACAAATCCGGAAAATCAGGACATTCTGTATAAGAAATGGACGAAGAAATATTATCTGGGCGGACAAAAAGAATACGACCGGCTGCAAAGAGCAATCCGTCTGGTTCCAGGACTAAACCTGACGGATGCCGCCAATGCTGCTGCCTCATGGGGTGTATTTCAAATCATGGGCTTTAATGCCATTCCGATCGGATATGACAGTATTGACAGCTTTGTCGGAAAAATGTATCTCGACGAACGGGAACATCTTTTTGCTTTCGGTCGTTTCCTTAAAAAAAATAATCTGGTTGTTTTGTTACAAAATAATGATTGGGCCACTTTTGCCTATCGCTATAACGGCGAAGGTTATAAAGTCAACAAATATGACGAAAAGTTAGCCCGGGCTTATCAAAAATACTCCGCCTGA
- a CDS encoding response regulator transcription factor, whose product MNKIKIVIVDDHLLFSQSLSFLINSFKEFMVSGNYNNGKDFLTGLIAMDELPDLVLLDVNMPVMDGVETMKRLKDNYPGLRVLALSVNDDEDTIIKMISSGASGYLLKDTHPNVFREALLKVHETGYFYTEMVSGVLINKLEAGNKTSLKERELEFIRLACTEMTYREIADEMCLSPKTVDGYRENLFQKLEIKTRIGLVLYAMKNKIVCV is encoded by the coding sequence ATGAATAAAATAAAAATTGTAATTGTTGATGATCATTTGCTCTTTTCCCAGTCGTTATCGTTTCTGATTAACAGCTTTAAAGAGTTTATGGTTTCCGGAAATTACAACAACGGAAAAGATTTCCTCACCGGATTAATCGCTATGGACGAACTACCGGATTTGGTATTACTCGATGTCAATATGCCGGTTATGGATGGCGTAGAAACAATGAAACGCCTTAAAGATAATTACCCCGGCTTGCGCGTATTGGCATTGTCGGTGAATGATGATGAAGATACAATCATTAAAATGATCAGTAGCGGAGCCAGTGGTTATCTGCTAAAAGATACGCATCCGAACGTATTTCGGGAGGCTTTATTAAAAGTACATGAAACCGGTTATTTTTATACGGAAATGGTTTCCGGTGTTTTGATCAATAAACTGGAAGCCGGAAATAAAACCAGCTTAAAGGAACGGGAACTTGAATTTATCCGTTTGGCCTGTACGGAAATGACCTATCGCGAAATTGCCGATGAAATGTGTCTGAGTCCGAAAACGGTGGACGGTTATCGTGAAAACCTGTTTCAGAAACTGGAAATAAAAACCCGTATCGGCCTGGTGTTATACGCCATGAAAAATAAAATTGTCTGTGTATAG
- a CDS encoding sensor histidine kinase, whose product MEQKEIPLLIISFSIVLFTLLGTLLVLFLYFQKKKSKFLMDKMEAELFFNSELAKSRIEIKEQTLSNISRELHDNIGQILSVAVMQLNLMVAKTDSDSKNEMDEVRKLVSKSLDEIRMVAKLINGDVELQSGFIDAVKEDLNRITKLKIINGNLNVSGTEQLIDPQHEVIIYRILQEAITNALKYSHSKTIDVDIHFNTADCIIEVTDSGIGFNNATVTKGSGLANMNTRAKLIGAAFSVSSRQNEGTRIRIVYPLQKIPKD is encoded by the coding sequence ATGGAGCAAAAAGAGATACCATTATTGATCATTTCATTTAGTATTGTGCTTTTTACGTTATTGGGCACATTACTGGTCCTTTTCCTGTATTTTCAGAAGAAAAAGTCGAAGTTCCTGATGGATAAAATGGAAGCAGAGTTGTTTTTTAATTCGGAGTTGGCTAAATCCCGAATCGAAATTAAGGAACAAACACTGTCCAACATAAGTCGCGAATTACACGATAATATCGGACAGATTTTATCAGTAGCCGTAATGCAGTTAAATCTGATGGTGGCCAAAACGGATTCGGATAGTAAAAATGAAATGGATGAGGTACGTAAGCTCGTTAGTAAATCGCTCGACGAAATCCGAATGGTTGCAAAACTGATCAACGGTGATGTCGAACTACAATCGGGTTTTATTGATGCGGTTAAGGAAGATCTGAATCGTATTACAAAGCTTAAAATAATTAACGGTAATCTCAATGTTAGCGGAACGGAACAACTTATCGATCCGCAACATGAAGTGATCATTTATAGGATATTACAGGAAGCGATTACGAATGCCCTGAAATATTCGCATAGTAAAACGATTGATGTCGATATCCATTTTAATACAGCCGATTGTATTATCGAAGTAACGGATTCCGGTATCGGTTTTAATAATGCTACGGTGACCAAAGGTTCCGGATTGGCAAATATGAATACGCGGGCCAAACTAATCGGTGCCGCTTTTTCGGTTTCGTCCCGGCAAAATGAAGGAACCCGGATCCGGATTGTATATCCGTTGCAAAAAATCCCCAAAGACTAA
- a CDS encoding alpha-ketoglutarate-dependent dioxygenase AlkB family protein — protein sequence MDLFSTGEIENRLPYDGEVYYHGRIVNSREAQYYYDRLMETIEWRNDEAIVFGKLIQTKRKVAWYGDHPYLYTYSNTTKKALPWTPELLALKQKAEELTGTVFNSCLLNLYHDGQEGMAWHSDNEKSLGVNTVIASLSFGAERKFAFKHKNTKAMIALQLEAGSLLVMQGTTQTHWLHRLPPTTKVLRPRVNLTFRTIVDQY from the coding sequence ATGGACTTATTCAGTACCGGAGAAATCGAAAACAGATTACCTTATGATGGAGAGGTGTATTATCATGGCCGGATAGTTAACAGTCGGGAAGCACAATATTATTATGACCGGTTAATGGAAACGATTGAATGGCGTAATGACGAAGCGATCGTTTTCGGGAAACTGATCCAAACCAAAAGAAAAGTCGCCTGGTATGGTGATCATCCTTATTTATATACGTATTCGAATACGACTAAAAAAGCTTTACCCTGGACTCCGGAATTATTGGCTCTGAAACAAAAAGCAGAAGAGCTGACCGGAACCGTTTTTAATTCTTGTCTACTAAATCTTTATCATGACGGACAGGAAGGTATGGCCTGGCATAGCGATAATGAAAAATCACTTGGCGTTAATACTGTGATTGCTTCATTGAGTTTCGGAGCCGAACGGAAGTTTGCCTTTAAGCATAAAAACACCAAAGCGATGATTGCTTTACAGTTGGAGGCCGGTAGTTTACTGGTTATGCAAGGCACTACGCAAACCCATTGGTTACACCGGTTACCGCCCACAACCAAAGTACTACGACCACGGGTAAACCTTACTTTCAGAACCATTGTGGATCAATATTGA
- a CDS encoding Ada metal-binding domain-containing protein codes for MWLHNQLSDSELHQHIRKQSITFGGNKKLKIFGLLHCTSGKRMKKVNRVFFTSRQEAEVMGYRPCGHCMRNEYQDWKSKQQL; via the coding sequence ATGTGGCTACATAATCAGCTTTCCGATTCGGAATTACATCAGCATATCAGAAAGCAAAGTATTACATTTGGAGGGAATAAAAAGCTGAAAATATTCGGATTGCTACATTGTACATCCGGTAAACGAATGAAAAAAGTAAACCGGGTATTTTTTACATCGCGACAAGAAGCGGAAGTAATGGGGTACAGACCTTGCGGACATTGTATGCGAAACGAATATCAGGATTGGAAATCAAAACAACAGTTATAA
- a CDS encoding 2OG-Fe(II) oxygenase, whose translation METVSERLKTIDWDQVAGTMHEKGYVVLSDIVPETICNTLIDQYNESGLYRKTVVMERYRFGKGEYKYFDYPLPDLIQQLRSEVYEKLVPIANLWMKALHIDTRYPEKHQELLELCKDNNQLKPTALILNYTKGGFNTLHQDLYGEVYFPIQMVLFLNETGEAYTGGEFVLTEQVPRAQSKAIVLQPKRGDILIFTTNFRPVRGTKGYYRVGMKHGVSEVRSGNRYTMGIIFHDAIS comes from the coding sequence ATGGAGACTGTATCAGAACGTTTGAAGACTATCGATTGGGATCAGGTGGCCGGAACAATGCATGAAAAAGGATATGTTGTATTATCGGATATAGTACCGGAAACCATTTGCAATACTTTGATTGATCAATATAATGAGTCCGGTTTATATCGTAAAACCGTAGTAATGGAACGGTATCGCTTTGGAAAAGGAGAATATAAATACTTTGATTATCCGCTGCCGGATCTTATTCAGCAGCTGCGATCTGAAGTGTATGAAAAATTGGTGCCGATCGCTAATTTATGGATGAAAGCTTTGCATATCGATACCCGATATCCGGAAAAACATCAGGAATTACTGGAGCTTTGCAAAGACAACAATCAGCTGAAACCCACTGCACTGATTCTGAATTATACGAAAGGCGGTTTTAATACTTTACATCAGGATTTATATGGAGAGGTGTATTTCCCGATCCAAATGGTGTTGTTTCTGAATGAAACCGGAGAAGCCTATACCGGCGGTGAATTTGTACTGACCGAACAAGTCCCGCGGGCACAGTCTAAAGCAATCGTATTACAACCGAAGCGAGGTGATATTCTGATTTTTACAACCAACTTCCGACCGGTACGAGGTACAAAAGGATATTACCGCGTAGGAATGAAGCACGGTGTAAGTGAAGTACGGAGTGGTAATCGTTATACGATGGGAATTATTTTTCACGATGCAATCAGTTAA
- a CDS encoding bifunctional helix-turn-helix domain-containing protein/methylated-DNA--[protein]-cysteine S-methyltransferase — MKTQEQFQFDRIAKAIDFLYANFKTQPSLEDVAAFVHVSPFHFQKIFTEWAGVSPKKFLQYLTVEHAKKMLKSNQLTLSEAAFETGLSGTGRLHDLFVNIEGMTPGDYKNGGEQLEINYSFAESPFGKLLLASTKKGICRLVFADDQEIALQELEKEFPNAAIQSASDMYQQEVLSFFENDWSQPRHIKLHLRGTDFQLKVWETLLKIPMGQLATYGDIAKSIAKPKASRAVGTAIGNNPVAFLIPCHRVIQATGMIGEYHWGSARKKAIIGWEACQSEILLNQ, encoded by the coding sequence ATGAAAACACAGGAACAATTTCAGTTTGATCGCATCGCTAAGGCGATCGATTTTCTGTACGCTAATTTTAAAACACAGCCGTCGTTGGAAGACGTAGCCGCTTTCGTTCACGTAAGCCCGTTTCATTTTCAAAAAATATTTACGGAGTGGGCCGGAGTGAGTCCGAAGAAATTTTTACAGTATCTGACGGTAGAACACGCTAAAAAAATGCTGAAATCAAATCAGTTAACCCTTTCTGAGGCTGCATTTGAAACCGGATTATCCGGAACCGGACGATTACATGATCTGTTTGTAAATATTGAAGGAATGACACCGGGTGATTATAAAAACGGTGGCGAACAATTGGAAATCAATTATAGTTTTGCTGAAAGCCCGTTCGGAAAATTATTACTGGCTTCAACAAAAAAAGGGATATGCCGACTTGTTTTTGCTGATGATCAGGAAATAGCTCTGCAAGAACTGGAAAAAGAATTTCCGAATGCAGCAATTCAATCGGCGAGCGACATGTATCAGCAGGAAGTATTGTCTTTTTTTGAAAACGATTGGAGTCAACCGCGACACATTAAATTGCACTTACGCGGAACGGATTTTCAGTTAAAAGTATGGGAGACCTTGTTGAAAATTCCGATGGGACAACTTGCAACATATGGTGATATTGCCAAAAGTATTGCAAAACCAAAAGCATCGCGCGCCGTAGGAACCGCTATCGGGAATAATCCGGTCGCTTTTCTGATTCCTTGCCATAGAGTAATACAAGCTACGGGAATGATCGGGGAATACCACTGGGGAAGTGCGCGAAAAAAAGCAATTATCGGTTGGGAAGCTTGTCAGTCTGAAATTTTATTGAATCAATAA
- a CDS encoding non-canonical purine NTP diphosphatase — protein MKLVFASNNRNKIKEIQQLLPESIQILSLSDINCDVDIPETADTIEGNAILKANYVTEHYGYNCFADDSGLEVDALNGAPGVISARYAGDHKNDNDNIDKLLSEMSDQDNRNANFKTVIALNLDGTQHLFTGIINGTIIQERRGENGFGYDPVFIAEQDTRTFAELEMEEKSSISHRGKAVKQLVDFLNR, from the coding sequence ATGAAATTAGTTTTTGCATCCAACAACCGCAACAAAATTAAAGAAATCCAACAACTACTACCCGAGTCCATTCAGATTCTAAGTCTAAGTGATATCAATTGTGATGTCGATATTCCGGAAACCGCCGATACTATTGAAGGCAATGCCATTCTAAAAGCCAATTATGTAACGGAACATTATGGTTATAACTGTTTTGCCGACGACAGCGGATTGGAAGTTGACGCTTTAAACGGTGCTCCGGGAGTGATTTCGGCTCGTTATGCCGGCGATCATAAAAACGACAATGACAATATCGATAAGTTGCTTTCTGAAATGTCTGATCAGGACAATAGAAATGCTAATTTCAAAACGGTCATTGCCTTAAATCTGGACGGAACCCAACATCTGTTTACCGGAATTATAAACGGTACGATTATTCAGGAAAGAAGAGGTGAAAATGGTTTTGGTTATGATCCTGTATTTATTGCCGAACAAGATACCCGTACTTTTGCCGAACTGGAAATGGAAGAAAAATCCAGCATCAGTCACCGCGGAAAAGCCGTTAAACAATTGGTTGATTTTTTAAATCGTTAA
- a CDS encoding DEAD/DEAH box helicase, with product MNKFEQLGLNESLLLAIKDLGFENPSEVQEKAIPLLLEKDTDIVALAQTGTGKTAAFGFPLIQKIDAENRNTQALILSPTRELCLQITNEIKQYSKYVKGIHTVAVYGGASITEQAKDVKRGAQIIVATPGRMQDMINRGMVNIKNINFCVLDEADEMLNMGFYDDITAILSDTPEDKSTWLFSATMPQEVARIAREFMRKPLEITVGHKNSGSQNVSHEFYLVNARDRYAALKRLADANPDIFSVIFCRTKRDTQAVAEKLIEDGYNAAALHGDLSQAQRDSVMKSFRGRQIQMLVATDVAARGIDVDDITHVINYQLPDEIETYTHRSGRTGRAGKSGTSLVIITKSELRKISQIERIIKTKFEEKPIPSGIEICEIQLFHLANKIKDVEVDHEIDSYLPAIYEVMKDLTKEEVIKKMVSVEFNRFINYYKKSRDLSAQNAGERREDAGSIPTDGAVRFFINIGSRDNFDWMTLKDFLRDTLELGRDDLFKVDVKEGFSFFNTDAEHADKVMDVLNNIHLEGRKINVEISKNDGGSNSRRRDHNGRSGGGDRGRSSSFRGGDRDRDRGPRKERSFGGGRSERKDDFGDRPARNERRSDRSPRRSEGSSNNTSGRRPRRS from the coding sequence ATGAATAAATTTGAACAATTAGGATTGAATGAATCGCTACTGCTGGCGATTAAAGATCTAGGATTTGAAAATCCGTCGGAGGTACAGGAAAAGGCGATTCCCCTATTATTGGAAAAAGACACAGACATTGTTGCGTTGGCACAGACCGGGACAGGTAAGACAGCTGCGTTTGGTTTCCCGCTGATTCAAAAAATTGATGCTGAGAACAGAAATACTCAGGCTTTAATTTTATCGCCAACACGCGAACTTTGTTTACAGATCACCAATGAGATTAAACAATATTCAAAATACGTTAAAGGAATTCACACTGTAGCGGTTTATGGTGGTGCCAGCATTACCGAACAAGCTAAAGATGTAAAAAGAGGTGCTCAGATTATTGTAGCTACTCCAGGAAGAATGCAAGACATGATTAACAGAGGTATGGTTAACATTAAGAACATTAATTTCTGTGTTCTTGATGAGGCTGACGAGATGTTAAACATGGGATTTTATGATGATATCACTGCTATTTTATCCGATACCCCGGAAGATAAAAGTACCTGGTTGTTTTCTGCAACCATGCCACAGGAAGTAGCGCGAATTGCCCGTGAATTTATGAGAAAGCCACTTGAAATTACAGTGGGTCATAAAAATTCCGGTTCGCAAAACGTTTCTCACGAGTTTTATCTTGTTAATGCCCGTGACCGTTATGCTGCTTTAAAACGTTTAGCCGATGCAAATCCGGATATTTTCTCTGTGATTTTTTGCCGAACAAAACGCGATACTCAGGCTGTAGCTGAAAAATTAATTGAAGACGGATACAATGCTGCTGCTTTACACGGTGATTTGTCTCAGGCACAACGTGACAGCGTAATGAAATCATTCCGTGGTCGCCAGATTCAAATGCTTGTTGCAACTGACGTAGCTGCACGTGGTATTGACGTTGATGATATTACACACGTAATCAACTATCAGTTACCGGACGAAATCGAAACGTATACACACCGTTCAGGAAGAACCGGTCGTGCCGGAAAATCAGGAACTTCACTTGTAATTATTACTAAAAGTGAATTGCGTAAAATTTCACAGATCGAGCGTATCATCAAAACTAAATTTGAAGAGAAACCGATTCCTTCCGGAATTGAAATCTGCGAAATCCAGTTATTCCACTTAGCTAACAAAATCAAAGACGTTGAAGTAGATCACGAAATCGATTCTTACCTTCCGGCTATTTATGAGGTAATGAAAGACCTTACAAAAGAAGAGGTAATTAAGAAAATGGTTTCCGTTGAATTCAACCGTTTCATCAACTACTATAAAAAATCACGCGATTTATCAGCTCAAAATGCAGGAGAACGTCGCGAAGATGCCGGAAGTATCCCAACTGACGGAGCTGTTCGTTTCTTTATCAACATCGGGTCACGCGATAATTTTGACTGGATGACGTTAAAAGATTTCTTACGCGACACATTGGAACTAGGCCGTGATGATTTGTTTAAAGTAGATGTAAAAGAAGGTTTCTCCTTTTTCAATACGGATGCAGAACATGCTGACAAGGTAATGGACGTATTAAACAATATCCATTTAGAAGGTAGAAAAATCAACGTAGAAATTTCTAAAAACGACGGTGGTTCTAATAGCAGACGACGTGATCACAACGGACGTAGTGGTGGTGGCGACAGAGGCCGCTCTTCTTCTTTCCGAGGTGGTGACCGCGATCGCGACAGAGGTCCGAGAAAAGAACGTAGTTTTGGTGGCGGACGTTCCGAAAGAAAAGATGATTTCGGCGACAGACCGGCACGAAACGAAAGAAGATCAGACCGTTCTCCGCGTCGTTCAGAAGGTTCTTCGAACAACACTAGCGGAAGACGCCCGAGAAGAAGCTAA
- a CDS encoding carboxypeptidase-like regulatory domain-containing protein, with protein MRFFAVFLLTLLTLTGYAQETETSTTVSGIVVNATTLLPKSNVNVVNINTVKGTTSGGHGEFTIEAKVNDTLHFSFIGFESIKIRVTNDWIKNKNTKIRLTEKAYALEEVVINKYQLTGYLEVDTKILPLNENFRYPITGLPYGYEAGDHSPNKINRVLGSLFNPADLLYNFFGKKPKEMNKLKEIKKDDVVKNLLASKFDKETLASLLGIDPKEINEILQRCNYSETFIKTANDLQIMEAISSCYEDYKILKRKK; from the coding sequence ATGAGATTTTTTGCAGTTTTTTTATTGACCTTACTTACATTAACCGGCTACGCTCAGGAAACCGAAACATCCACTACTGTTTCCGGAATTGTAGTAAATGCCACGACTTTACTTCCCAAAAGTAATGTCAACGTTGTTAACATCAATACCGTAAAAGGAACTACTTCCGGCGGTCACGGTGAATTCACTATTGAAGCCAAAGTAAACGACACCCTTCACTTTTCTTTTATCGGTTTCGAATCGATTAAGATTCGGGTCACAAATGACTGGATCAAAAATAAAAACACTAAAATCCGACTAACTGAAAAGGCATATGCACTGGAAGAAGTTGTGATTAACAAATATCAATTGACCGGTTACCTTGAAGTGGATACCAAGATTTTACCGTTAAATGAAAATTTCCGCTATCCTATCACCGGATTACCATACGGATATGAAGCCGGCGATCATTCACCAAACAAAATTAACCGCGTTTTAGGTTCACTCTTTAACCCTGCTGATTTACTGTATAATTTCTTCGGAAAAAAACCGAAAGAAATGAACAAGCTTAAGGAAATCAAAAAAGATGATGTAGTCAAAAACCTATTGGCTTCCAAATTCGACAAAGAGACACTCGCTTCTTTACTAGGTATTGATCCGAAAGAAATCAATGAAATTTTACAGCGTTGTAATTATTCCGAAACCTTTATCAAGACAGCAAATGACCTTCAAATCATGGAAGCAATCAGTAGCTGTTATGAAGATTATAAAATCTTAAAACGGAAGAAATAA